The genomic window GGGCGTTTTACAGGAATGGTTAAAGTCaggtaaaatatctgaaatatctcaacaacaggTTGGATCGACAGGGTGACCAGGCAATGAATCCTCATGACAATGTGGGCATGTTAGCAttcagctcaaagcaccactgttcctcagtgcagcctcacagagctgataGCAGCCTGTTAATATCATTCGTCTTTGTGTTACCTTTGTTCAGGAAAGTTTGCAGACAGGactcagtgtgagtgtgtttcctCATTTGGTCAGATTCTGTACGCTCCACACTCATTTAGTAATCTCAGAAGTATGTATACAATTAATTTTCCTCCTCCAGGACACCTGACCTGACAATTAACTGACAGCAAAAAATGTTTCCCGGTTtgtgtgtttacttttttaaatgtacttgtAACCATTTCTTTCAGCCGAGATGACatctatttaaaaaatcagactTCACACAAGAAAAGCAAATGCTGCACATAAGAACCACAAAAATAATTagaatttttttaatgctttaatctttatgttttctttagaaGGCAGTGCATTCAACTTGGTGCTTTCCAACACCAAATCAAAGTCAAATCATTTCAGAATAAAGAAgcagagcattttaacatgagacTGCAGCCTGTAAGTGTTTAACTGTTGAAACAGGCTGTGTGATCAGTTGGTGAAAGGTACGAGCGGGGCGTCTTTGGTTCTGTGCTGCTCGACACCGCGCAGCACCACCTCTCCTCCATCACATGGAAGTTTGCGATAGACGCTCAGATGATCATAGTCCTCTCCAACATCAACCTGCAGgaaaatgaaagtaaattaTACATCTTAGCAAATATATTAATCTGGAGCTTGTGTTGCTGAACAGTGAAGATCTTCTACCATCAGGGATGTTTAACTGGTGTTTACTGTCCTGCCATGAATCTAACATGACATTAGGTTCAACTGTATGTCACAATTAATTCAACTTGTAtatcacacaaagacacacctgAGGCTTTCAAACCTTTTTGTCAAATatagcaatattttttttaccttaatgAGGAAGTTCTCTCCAGCCACAAGCTGACTCCTGTATTTGACTGCTCTGTAGACCGTATACTTCCGGTCTGCAATAGCCTCCACTGGCCCCTTCACCTGTGAGTGAATAGaataaaacatgatgtaaatccagactgaaatacagACCAGAGAGTTGTATGTGGAGGCTGTGAAGAATAAAGTTAGATTGAAGCTCACCTGATCACAAATCTTCTGAATTTCATCAGTGGCATTCTTTGTCTCACTCCAGGCTCCAGGCATTGTCACAAGGTCTGCTGAGGTTAACGGAGAAGATAACTGTCTGCTTCTACGTGTCTCAAGTGGTAAATTTCAAGCTGGATTTCACATATATTTATACTGTGTAACCACCCCTGGACTCAGACTGGAAGGTGGCACATTTTTATGTGGTTCTGGGTGGAGCTTCAGCCCACACATGATTGTGGTGAGGAAATGTGATGTATTGCTTTGTGCCATTAAGATAAATGCACTAAATGTGCCAATAGCAATAAGATAAATGCAGGACCGTAAGGACAAAGTGGCCATTGTAAGAGCAATAGATGATTTCAGCAGGTTTGTTGACAGTTGAAACATTTGAAAATTTTGAGTTGCAAGAAATGACTAATTAAGTTTcattaaagaagcaacagacagcatttttgcctatatatGTCATTATtgaaataatgtgggttgcacagggtagtatacacagtaaaatcagactatcagcgtttacataggttacttaatggctttgcaatctttgcaataagcttctgctaCCGGGGACGAATTTTcgtggaaaaaatctgctttacggcaggaaatgcgtcatgtattgccaaactggtcagtcagccaatcaggcactggagctggtccttatgaggaactggccggggcatgagatagttgagtcaggagcacaatggcagacagacaaaatttggagataagtgaaaaacggcctcccaaaagaaaacgagctaatctgtctgaggaggcgaggatgcacaaaaaggagagtgataaaagaagaggaaaaacaa from Epinephelus lanceolatus isolate andai-2023 chromosome 20, ASM4190304v1, whole genome shotgun sequence includes these protein-coding regions:
- the LOC144458247 gene encoding cystatin-B-like, which gives rise to MPGAWSETKNATDEIQKICDQVKGPVEAIADRKYTVYRAVKYRSQLVAGENFLIKVDVGEDYDHLSVYRKLPCDGGEVVLRGVEQHRTKDAPLVPFTN